The following are from one region of the Pleurodeles waltl isolate 20211129_DDA chromosome 4_1, aPleWal1.hap1.20221129, whole genome shotgun sequence genome:
- the LOC138287093 gene encoding olfactory receptor 5AP2-like, translating to MLQSTEGANLTSVNEFIFLGLTDDPKLCAILFVLFLIMYAITLTGNTGIPILIKIDPTLQTPMYFFLSNLSCVDLCYSSAITPKMLASFLSNTKSISFYECVAQLFCFSVCGTSECLLLAVMAYDRYVAICNPLLYPIIINRRTCMWLVSLAYCGSALNAAVQATLTFNLSFCRSNVINHFFCDMPPLLKLSCSDTSRNELVIFVISFSFGIGSCSVILISYTFIITTILSIRSKEGRKKSFSTCASHIAVVSLFYGTIFFMYLRLNSRNSVMQDKVTSIFYTVVNPMLNPLIYSLRNQDVKRALKKLAKTKLESFAW from the coding sequence ATGCTTCAGTCTACAGAAGGTGCTAATCTGACATCAGTAAATGAATTCATTTTCTTGGGCCTCACTGATGATCCAAAACTATGTGCTATACTCTTTGTGCTGTTCCTTATCATGTATGCTATCACACTGACAGGCAACACTGGAATACCCATTTTGATCAAAATTGATCCTACCCTCCAGACACCGATGTATTTTTTCCTCAGTAATCTTTCCTGCGTAGATTTATGTTATTCCTCAGCGATTACCCCAAAAATGTTGGCCAGCTTCCTCTCTAATACAAAGTCCATCTCCTTCTATGAATGCGTTGCTCAGCTCTTCTGCTTCTCCGTGTGTGGCACTTCTGAGTGTCTCCTATTGGCAGTTATGGCCTATGATCGATATGTGGCTATTTGTAACCCACTGCTTTACCCAATCATCATAAATCGAAGAACATGCATGTGGTTGGTATCTCTGGCCTATTGTGGCAGTGCCCTGAATGCTGCAGTCCAAGCAACGCTTACTTTTAATTTGTCTTTCTGTCGATCTAATGTAATCAATCACTTTTTCTGTGACATGCCACCCTTGCTGAAGCTCTCCTGCTCTGACACTTCCCGTAATGAGCTGGTCATTTTTgtaatttccttttcttttggaaTAGGATCTTGCAGTGTTATTCTGATATCCTATACTTTCATTATCACCACAATACTAAGTATTAGGTCTAAAGAAGGGAGAAAAAAGTCGTTTTCCACTTGTGCTTCTCATATTGCTGTGGTGTCCTTATTTTACGGGACCATCTTTTTCATGTATCTCAGACTAAACTCACGTAATTCTGTGATGCAGGATAAAGTGACCTCCATATTTTACACTGTAGTGAATCCAATGCTCAATCCTCTGATCTATAGTCTGAGGAACCAAGATGTCAAAAGAGCCTTgaaaaaactggcaaaaacaaagttAGAGTCATTTGCTTGGTGA